In the Deinococcus ficus genome, one interval contains:
- a CDS encoding TIGR04053 family radical SAM/SPASM domain-containing protein, giving the protein MPHPTPGGHPNGTGTHPAHGLSGPGRPPMDFDRAPFLVIWETTQACDLACRHCRASAQPCRHPDELSTEEAKSMLERIREFGPVIFVFSGGDAFKRLDIVELTRYGAGLGLRMAITPATTPLATREMLQALKDAGMSRLAVSLDGSNPGIHDEFRRVQGSFDHGLRILREAQEVGLTTQVNTVVRKNNLEDMDAMCQLMTELGIVFWEVFFLVPMGRARPEDVASAQGFEEVFHRLYDLSKTATFDIKATAAPQYARVVTQRKAQEAADAGERPDADVLTQGAHHSLKDGIGRARNVNDGDGFMFISHLGDIYPSGFLPVRTGNIRTDDLVEVYRHHEVFTALRDRGNLKGKCSVCNYRPRCGGSRARAYAVTGDYLEAEPYCAYVPPRWAQLVEQGRVPDDAAYFAQRQRAVTELPLL; this is encoded by the coding sequence ATGCCTCACCCGACTCCCGGCGGACACCCCAACGGCACCGGCACGCACCCCGCCCACGGGCTGAGTGGTCCCGGGCGCCCCCCCATGGACTTCGACCGGGCGCCCTTCCTGGTGATCTGGGAAACCACCCAGGCGTGCGACCTGGCCTGCCGGCACTGCCGGGCCAGCGCGCAGCCGTGCCGGCACCCGGACGAGCTGAGCACCGAGGAAGCCAAGAGCATGCTCGAACGCATCCGCGAGTTCGGGCCGGTGATCTTCGTGTTCTCCGGCGGGGACGCCTTCAAACGGCTGGACATCGTGGAACTCACGCGGTACGGCGCGGGCCTGGGGCTGCGCATGGCGATCACCCCGGCCACCACGCCCCTGGCGACCCGGGAGATGCTCCAGGCGCTCAAGGACGCCGGCATGTCGCGCCTCGCGGTCAGCCTGGACGGCTCGAACCCCGGCATTCACGACGAATTCCGGCGCGTGCAGGGGTCCTTCGACCACGGGCTGCGGATCCTGCGGGAAGCGCAGGAGGTCGGGCTGACCACGCAGGTGAACACGGTCGTGCGGAAGAACAACCTGGAGGACATGGACGCCATGTGCCAGCTCATGACCGAGCTGGGCATCGTGTTCTGGGAGGTGTTCTTCCTGGTGCCGATGGGCCGCGCCCGGCCCGAGGACGTGGCCAGCGCGCAGGGCTTCGAGGAGGTGTTCCACCGGCTGTACGACCTGTCGAAAACCGCGACCTTCGACATCAAGGCGACCGCCGCGCCGCAGTACGCGCGGGTGGTGACGCAGCGCAAGGCGCAGGAGGCCGCTGACGCCGGCGAGCGGCCCGACGCGGACGTGCTCACGCAGGGCGCGCACCACAGCCTGAAAGACGGCATCGGCCGGGCGCGGAACGTGAACGACGGTGACGGGTTCATGTTCATCTCGCACCTGGGCGACATCTACCCCAGCGGGTTCCTGCCGGTGAGGACCGGGAATATCCGCACCGACGACCTGGTCGAGGTGTACCGCCACCACGAGGTGTTCACCGCCCTGCGCGACCGCGGGAACCTGAAAGGCAAGTGCAGCGTGTGCAACTACCGGCCGCGCTGCGGGGGCAGCCGGGCGCGGGCGTACGCGGTCACTGGCGACTACCTGGAAGCCGAGCCGTACTGCGCGTACGTGCCGCCCCGCTGGGCGCAACTGGTCGAGCAGGGCCGCGTGCCGGACGACGCGGCGTACTTTGCGCAGCGCCAGCGGGCCGTGACCGAACTGCCGCTGCTGTAA
- the glmS gene encoding glutamine--fructose-6-phosphate transaminase (isomerizing): protein MCGIVGYIGPKQAQEVLISGLSKLEYRGYDSAGVAIGDGACITVKKKAGKLANLSGELAAQPLAGTMGIGHTRWATHGLPNDTNSHPHATEDGQIVIVHNGIIENYLSLKEGLMGRGHTFKSETDSEVLAHLIEEAYQGDLEGAVRTALSQVRGAYGIVVTHVNHREIVAARTVSPLVMGVGEGEMFLASDVPALLAYTRKMVFLHDGDMVVLNDDGYRVTDLAGTALQRPVETIEWDAEAAEKGGFDTYMLKEVYEQPQALTNTLIGRLHDETGEVNLDINLDPASFKRISIIACGTAFYAGLVGEYLIEQLARIPVECDVASEYRYRDPLVSENTLAIVVSQSGETIDTLEALREAKKGGAKTLGVINAKGSSMTRELDDTLYIHAGPEIGVASTKAYTSMVSAFLLLALWLGRARGTISGEEGAELLHATRELPRLVEEALAEARVEQIKRVAEKYHQARDYLFLGRGVNSPTAYEGALKLKEISYIHAEAYAAGEMKHGPIALIDSNLPVVVVATESRLLEKTISNVQEVRARGGKVILILSDGDTENAQHADDVIYVPRAHEMVSPVVNAVAMQLLAYFTATALGKDVDKPRNLAKSVTVE from the coding sequence ATGTGCGGAATTGTTGGGTACATCGGTCCGAAACAGGCGCAGGAGGTCCTCATCTCCGGCCTGAGCAAGCTCGAATACCGCGGGTACGACAGCGCCGGCGTCGCCATCGGCGACGGCGCCTGCATCACCGTGAAGAAAAAAGCCGGGAAGCTCGCCAACCTCAGCGGCGAACTCGCAGCGCAGCCGCTCGCCGGCACCATGGGCATCGGGCACACCCGCTGGGCCACCCACGGCCTGCCGAACGACACCAACAGCCACCCCCACGCCACCGAGGACGGCCAGATCGTCATCGTCCACAACGGCATCATCGAGAACTACCTCAGCCTCAAAGAAGGCCTGATGGGCCGCGGCCACACCTTCAAAAGCGAAACCGACAGCGAGGTCCTCGCCCACCTGATCGAGGAAGCCTACCAGGGCGACCTGGAAGGCGCCGTGCGCACGGCCCTCTCGCAGGTGCGCGGCGCGTACGGCATCGTCGTCACGCACGTCAACCACCGCGAGATCGTCGCCGCCCGCACCGTCAGCCCCCTCGTGATGGGCGTCGGCGAGGGCGAGATGTTCCTCGCCAGCGACGTGCCCGCCCTGCTCGCCTACACCCGCAAGATGGTCTTCCTGCACGACGGCGACATGGTCGTACTGAACGACGACGGCTACCGCGTCACCGACCTCGCCGGCACCGCACTCCAGCGCCCCGTCGAAACCATCGAATGGGACGCCGAAGCCGCCGAGAAGGGCGGGTTCGACACGTACATGCTCAAGGAAGTCTACGAGCAGCCCCAGGCCCTCACGAACACCCTGATAGGCCGCCTGCACGACGAAACCGGCGAGGTCAATCTCGACATCAACCTCGACCCCGCCAGCTTCAAACGCATCAGCATCATCGCCTGCGGCACTGCCTTCTACGCCGGGCTCGTCGGCGAGTACCTGATCGAACAGCTCGCCCGCATCCCCGTGGAATGCGACGTCGCCAGCGAGTACCGCTACCGCGACCCCCTCGTCAGCGAGAACACCCTCGCCATCGTCGTCTCCCAGTCCGGCGAGACCATCGACACCCTCGAAGCGCTGCGCGAAGCGAAAAAAGGCGGCGCGAAAACCCTCGGCGTGATCAACGCCAAGGGCAGCAGCATGACCCGCGAACTCGACGACACCCTCTACATCCACGCCGGCCCCGAAATCGGCGTGGCCAGCACCAAGGCGTACACGTCCATGGTCAGCGCCTTCCTGCTGCTCGCCCTGTGGCTCGGCCGCGCCCGCGGCACCATCAGCGGCGAGGAAGGCGCCGAACTGCTGCACGCCACCCGCGAACTGCCCCGCCTCGTCGAGGAAGCCCTGGCGGAAGCGCGCGTCGAGCAGATCAAACGCGTCGCCGAGAAATACCACCAGGCCCGCGACTACCTGTTCCTGGGCCGCGGCGTGAACAGCCCCACCGCCTACGAAGGCGCCCTGAAACTCAAGGAAATCAGCTACATCCACGCCGAAGCGTACGCGGCCGGCGAGATGAAACACGGCCCCATCGCCCTGATCGACAGCAACCTGCCCGTCGTGGTCGTCGCCACCGAAAGCCGCCTGCTGGAAAAAACCATCAGCAACGTCCAGGAAGTCCGCGCCCGCGGCGGCAAGGTCATCCTGATCCTCTCCGACGGCGACACCGAAAACGCCCAGCACGCCGACGACGTCATCTACGTCCCCCGCGCCCACGAGATGGTCTCCCCCGTCGTGAACGCCGTCGCCATGCAGCTCCTCGCCTACTTCACCGCCACCGCCCTCGGCAAGGACGTGGACAAACCCCGCAACCTCGCCAAGAGCGTCACCGTCGAATAA
- a CDS encoding LysR family transcriptional regulator — translation MELRHLRHFVALAEEEHFGRAAERVFVVQQALSNSIRNLEDEVGVPLVLRTTRRVQLTPAGQEFLIGARETLARAAQTVDRARRAARGEVGRLTVGFVSGLAFGGLPEIVRRFRELYPNVSVDLRELTAQEQEAALRGGLIDIGLMLLPVRDPGLDSRALWRQPLVAALPAGHPLARKRRLHIRDLRQEPFVFFPRHLRATYFDQVMRWTAQAGYTPNVVQEAIEVPTLLSLVAAGVGVFLPIQFFSRLALPGVVYRPVEDAPLVEIVAVWQREAGGRTPVVRAFLSVAREALDAQEGAPADAGPDGSEGAPVPSRFR, via the coding sequence ATGGAGCTCAGACACCTGCGGCACTTCGTGGCCCTGGCGGAAGAGGAGCACTTCGGGCGGGCGGCCGAGCGGGTGTTCGTGGTGCAGCAGGCCCTCTCGAACAGCATCCGCAACCTGGAGGACGAGGTGGGCGTGCCGCTGGTGCTGCGCACCACCCGCCGCGTGCAGCTCACGCCCGCCGGGCAGGAATTCCTGATCGGCGCGCGGGAGACGCTGGCCCGCGCCGCGCAGACCGTGGACCGCGCCCGCCGCGCCGCGCGGGGCGAGGTGGGCCGGCTCACGGTGGGGTTCGTGAGCGGCCTGGCGTTCGGCGGCCTGCCGGAGATCGTGCGGCGCTTCCGGGAGCTGTACCCGAACGTGAGCGTGGACCTGCGGGAACTCACCGCGCAGGAACAGGAGGCGGCCCTGCGGGGCGGATTGATCGACATCGGGCTGATGCTGCTGCCGGTGCGGGACCCCGGCCTGGACTCGCGGGCGCTGTGGCGCCAGCCGCTGGTGGCGGCCCTGCCGGCCGGGCACCCGCTGGCCCGCAAGCGCCGGCTGCACATCCGGGACCTGCGGCAGGAGCCGTTCGTGTTCTTCCCGAGGCACCTGCGGGCCACGTACTTCGATCAGGTGATGCGCTGGACCGCGCAGGCCGGCTACACCCCGAACGTGGTGCAGGAGGCCATCGAGGTGCCCACCCTGCTGTCCCTGGTGGCGGCGGGCGTGGGGGTGTTCCTGCCGATTCAGTTCTTCTCGCGGCTGGCGCTGCCGGGCGTGGTGTACCGCCCGGTGGAGGACGCGCCGCTGGTGGAGATCGTGGCGGTGTGGCAGCGCGAGGCGGGCGGGCGCACGCCGGTCGTGCGGGCCTTCCTGAGCGTGGCGCGCGAGGCGCTGGACGCGCAGGAGGGCGCCCCGGCGGACGCCGGGCCGGACGGCTCGGAGGGGGCGCCGGTGCCGTCCCGGTTCCGCTGA
- the aceF gene encoding dihydrolipoyllysine-residue acetyltransferase: MATELKLPDVGDNIEKGTVVTILVNPGDSVTEGQPIIELETDKAVVEVPSNAAGTVQSVNVKIGDTIPVGGVIATLTGAEGAGSSAPSLPDNAAEPDSATVAGDEATAQRVAAAQIESQKEQAQTTPPAQAPAAAPSAPQTGGTTQVTLPDVGDNIEKGTVVTILVNPGDSVTEGQPVIELETDKAVVEVPSNAAGTVQSVDVKIGDTLKVGSAILTLSGGASAALAQAATPAPASPAAQAPAAPAAPTPTAAPASTPAQAPQAAQTFDGRPVVHAAPSVRRLARELGVDIATVHGTGPVGRITEDDVRGAANAPATPAASAPAPQAAATPAPAAPAAPAPVAAPLPDFNKWGATTREDMSGIRRATVRSMTQAWTTIPMVTHFDKADITLMEETRRRFSARVEKAGGKLTMTHILMKVAANALRKYPKFGASLDLANEQVIFKDYVNIGVAVDTPVGLLVPVVKNADRKSITEMVVDLSDLAARARDRKLKPDEMQGATFTISNLGGIGGHAFTPIVNSPEVAILGVSRGGMEPVWNKDKGEFEPRNMLPLSLTYDHRLIDGADAARFLRFICESLEDPFLISL, translated from the coding sequence ATGGCAACCGAACTGAAACTGCCCGACGTGGGCGACAACATCGAGAAAGGCACCGTCGTGACCATTCTCGTGAACCCCGGCGACAGCGTCACCGAGGGCCAGCCGATCATCGAACTCGAAACCGACAAGGCCGTCGTCGAGGTCCCCTCGAACGCTGCCGGTACGGTCCAGAGCGTGAACGTGAAGATCGGCGACACCATCCCGGTGGGCGGCGTGATCGCCACCCTGACCGGCGCCGAAGGGGCGGGCAGCAGCGCCCCCAGCCTCCCGGACAACGCCGCCGAACCCGACAGTGCCACCGTCGCAGGCGACGAGGCGACCGCCCAGCGCGTGGCCGCCGCGCAGATCGAAAGCCAGAAGGAACAGGCCCAGACCACCCCGCCGGCCCAGGCGCCGGCCGCGGCCCCCAGCGCCCCCCAGACCGGCGGCACCACCCAGGTCACCCTGCCCGACGTGGGCGACAACATCGAGAAGGGCACCGTCGTGACCATTCTCGTGAACCCCGGCGACAGCGTCACCGAGGGCCAGCCGGTCATCGAACTCGAAACCGACAAGGCTGTCGTGGAAGTCCCCTCGAACGCCGCCGGAACGGTCCAGAGCGTGGACGTGAAGATCGGCGATACCCTCAAGGTCGGCAGCGCCATCCTCACCCTCAGCGGCGGCGCCAGCGCGGCCCTGGCTCAGGCCGCCACGCCAGCCCCGGCCAGCCCGGCCGCTCAGGCACCCGCGGCACCCGCCGCCCCCACCCCGACCGCCGCGCCCGCCAGCACGCCCGCCCAGGCGCCTCAGGCCGCGCAGACCTTCGACGGGCGCCCCGTCGTGCACGCCGCCCCCAGCGTCCGCCGGCTCGCGCGGGAACTTGGCGTGGACATCGCAACCGTCCACGGCACCGGCCCGGTCGGCCGCATCACCGAGGACGACGTCCGCGGCGCCGCCAACGCCCCGGCCACCCCCGCCGCCAGCGCACCCGCCCCGCAGGCCGCAGCCACCCCCGCACCCGCGGCCCCGGCCGCGCCGGCCCCGGTCGCCGCGCCGCTCCCCGACTTCAACAAGTGGGGCGCCACCACCCGCGAGGACATGAGCGGCATCCGCCGCGCCACCGTGCGCAGCATGACGCAGGCCTGGACGACCATCCCCATGGTCACCCACTTCGACAAGGCCGACATCACCCTCATGGAAGAAACCCGGAGGCGCTTTAGCGCCCGCGTCGAGAAGGCCGGCGGGAAACTCACCATGACCCACATCCTCATGAAGGTCGCCGCGAACGCCCTGCGCAAGTACCCCAAGTTCGGCGCCAGCCTCGACCTCGCCAACGAACAGGTCATCTTCAAGGACTACGTGAACATCGGCGTGGCCGTGGACACCCCCGTCGGCCTGCTCGTGCCCGTCGTGAAAAACGCCGACCGCAAGAGCATCACCGAGATGGTCGTGGACCTCAGCGACCTCGCCGCCCGCGCCCGCGACCGCAAACTCAAACCCGACGAGATGCAGGGCGCCACCTTCACCATTTCAAACCTCGGCGGCATCGGCGGACACGCCTTCACCCCCATCGTCAACAGCCCCGAAGTCGCCATCCTCGGCGTCTCCCGCGGCGGCATGGAACCCGTCTGGAACAAGGACAAGGGCGAGTTCGAGCCGCGCAACATGCTCCCCCTCTCCCTCACCTACGACCACCGCCTCATTGACGGCGCCGACGCCGCCCGCTTCCTGCGCTTCATCTGCGAAAGCCTGGAAGACCCCTTCCTGATCAGCCTCTAA
- a CDS encoding universal stress protein, which yields MSEHPPYTRILVATGGAPHSQVAVQRATRLARHFGTPLHVITVVPQGATPLMNAALAVPGAETLELQAKTDEYAAREAHLRRTAEDARAQGLEVTEHLVPALKAADAILAVAAEVQADLIVLGRKHRSAWSAALAGSVSDMVSHAAVADVLVVR from the coding sequence GTGTCTGAGCACCCCCCCTACACCCGCATCCTGGTCGCCACGGGCGGCGCCCCGCACTCGCAGGTCGCCGTGCAGCGCGCCACGCGACTCGCGCGGCACTTCGGCACGCCGCTGCACGTGATCACCGTGGTCCCCCAGGGCGCCACGCCCCTCATGAACGCCGCCCTGGCGGTGCCCGGCGCGGAAACGCTGGAACTCCAGGCCAAGACCGACGAATACGCCGCCCGTGAAGCCCACCTGCGCCGCACCGCCGAGGACGCCCGCGCGCAGGGCCTAGAAGTGACCGAGCACCTCGTCCCCGCCCTGAAGGCCGCCGACGCGATCCTGGCGGTCGCGGCGGAGGTGCAGGCGGACCTGATCGTGCTGGGCCGCAAGCACCGCAGCGCGTGGAGTGCGGCGCTGGCCGGCAGCGTGTCGGACATGGTGAGTCACGCGGCGGTGGCCGACGTGCTGGTGGTCCGCTGA
- the aceE gene encoding pyruvate dehydrogenase (acetyl-transferring), homodimeric type: MTNSAPKAPPRAGLPPQQREELNRIETQEWLDSLAFVMADGGNRRAAHLLQDLDNYAYFYGVPIEFKQNTPYINTIPAEDQPEYPGDLELERRIRNINRWNAVAMVVKANKHSDGIGGHLSTYASAAELLEVGFNHFFRGHGAGQDRDLIFYQGHSSPGMYARSFLEGRFDEGRLNRFRRELSKDGPGLSSYPHPWLMPDYWEFPTVSMGLGPIQAIYQARFIKYLENRQLKPAGDAKVWAFLGDGEMDEPESVGAIRFAAYENLDNLIFVLNANLQRLDGPVRANSKVIQEFEALFRGAGWNVIKVIWDSKWDELLHKDYSGAIVKRFELLVDGESQRYAAFGGKELREHFFNTPELQALIEGWTDEDLELLNRGGHDVQKVYAAYASAVAHKGSPTIIIPRTVKGYGLGETAQARNVAHQVKKLEVQALTDLRDMLELPLTDEQVAHIDYYHPGPDSPEVKYALERRAALGGLIPARKVDYPHPTIPTGEFYEEFSRGSGERQVSTTMAAVSILSKLLRDKEIGRLIVPIVPDEARTFGMDALVPRIGIYSPRGQNYRPVDFGSLMAYKEAKDGQMLEEGITEAGAMSSWIAAGTSYAHHGVPTIPFYVFYSMFGMQRIGDLVWAAADQKAKGFLLGATAGRTTLAGEGLQHQDGNSLLQAYVVPNLKVYDPAFAYELAVIFEQGIRRMYIEGLDEFYYVTIDNENEVQPPMPDDGRTHEDIRDGIMKGLYLFQRSALQGSEKAPALRAQLLASGPAMGAAQDAVKMLEKYGVAADLWSVTSYKELHQDALAVQRHNMLHPTQEPQVSYVAQQLSRENAPGVLVSVSDYIKLGADGLNGHLDRKLWTLGTDGFGRSEAREELRDFFEVDARHVVLATLYALQRDGQVQGDVVAQAITDLGIDPERDAPVLR, translated from the coding sequence ATGACCAATTCTGCCCCGAAAGCGCCGCCCCGCGCCGGCCTGCCGCCCCAGCAGCGGGAGGAACTCAACCGCATCGAGACGCAGGAATGGCTGGACTCCCTGGCCTTCGTGATGGCCGACGGCGGCAACCGGCGCGCCGCCCACCTGCTGCAGGACCTCGACAACTACGCCTACTTCTACGGCGTGCCCATCGAGTTCAAGCAGAACACCCCCTACATCAACACCATCCCCGCCGAGGACCAGCCCGAATACCCCGGCGACCTGGAACTCGAACGCCGCATCCGCAACATCAACCGCTGGAACGCCGTGGCGATGGTCGTCAAGGCCAACAAGCACAGCGACGGCATCGGCGGGCACCTCAGCACCTACGCCAGCGCCGCCGAACTGCTGGAAGTGGGCTTCAACCACTTCTTCCGCGGGCACGGCGCCGGCCAGGACCGCGACCTGATCTTCTACCAGGGCCACTCCAGCCCCGGCATGTACGCCCGCAGCTTCCTGGAAGGCCGCTTCGACGAGGGCCGCCTCAACCGCTTCCGCCGCGAACTCAGCAAGGACGGCCCGGGCCTGAGCAGCTACCCCCACCCCTGGCTGATGCCCGACTACTGGGAATTCCCCACCGTCAGCATGGGCCTGGGGCCCATCCAGGCGATCTACCAGGCGCGCTTCATCAAGTACCTGGAAAACCGCCAGCTCAAGCCCGCCGGTGACGCCAAGGTCTGGGCGTTCCTCGGGGACGGCGAGATGGACGAACCCGAAAGCGTGGGCGCCATCCGCTTCGCGGCGTACGAGAACCTGGACAACCTGATCTTCGTGCTGAACGCCAACCTGCAGCGCCTGGACGGCCCGGTGCGCGCCAACAGCAAGGTCATCCAGGAGTTCGAGGCGCTGTTCCGCGGCGCGGGCTGGAACGTCATCAAGGTCATCTGGGACAGCAAGTGGGACGAACTGCTCCACAAGGACTACAGCGGCGCCATCGTCAAACGCTTCGAACTGCTCGTGGACGGCGAATCCCAGCGGTACGCGGCCTTCGGCGGCAAGGAACTGCGCGAGCACTTCTTCAACACCCCGGAACTGCAGGCCCTGATCGAAGGCTGGACCGACGAGGACCTCGAACTCCTCAACCGCGGCGGGCACGACGTGCAGAAGGTGTACGCCGCGTACGCCAGCGCCGTGGCGCACAAGGGCAGCCCTACCATCATCATCCCGCGCACCGTCAAGGGCTACGGCCTGGGCGAGACCGCGCAGGCCCGCAACGTCGCCCACCAGGTCAAGAAACTGGAAGTGCAGGCCCTGACCGACCTGCGCGACATGCTCGAACTTCCCCTCACCGACGAGCAGGTCGCGCACATCGACTACTACCACCCCGGCCCTGACAGCCCCGAGGTGAAGTACGCCCTGGAACGCCGCGCGGCGCTGGGCGGCCTGATTCCCGCCCGGAAGGTGGACTACCCGCACCCCACCATCCCCACCGGCGAGTTCTACGAGGAATTCAGCAGGGGCAGCGGCGAGCGCCAGGTGAGCACCACCATGGCCGCCGTCAGCATCCTGAGCAAGCTGCTGCGCGACAAGGAAATCGGCAGGCTGATCGTGCCCATCGTCCCCGACGAGGCCCGCACCTTCGGCATGGACGCCCTGGTGCCCCGCATCGGCATCTACAGCCCCCGCGGCCAGAACTACCGCCCCGTGGACTTCGGCAGCCTCATGGCCTACAAGGAAGCCAAAGACGGCCAGATGCTCGAAGAAGGCATCACCGAGGCCGGCGCCATGTCCAGCTGGATCGCTGCCGGCACCAGCTACGCCCACCACGGCGTGCCCACCATTCCCTTCTACGTCTTCTACTCCATGTTCGGCATGCAGCGCATCGGGGACCTCGTGTGGGCCGCCGCCGACCAGAAAGCCAAGGGCTTCCTGCTGGGCGCCACCGCCGGCCGCACCACCCTGGCCGGCGAGGGCCTCCAGCACCAGGACGGCAACAGCCTGCTGCAGGCCTACGTCGTGCCGAACCTCAAGGTGTACGACCCGGCCTTCGCGTACGAACTGGCCGTGATCTTCGAGCAGGGCATCCGCCGCATGTACATCGAGGGCCTGGACGAGTTCTACTACGTCACCATCGACAACGAGAACGAGGTGCAGCCCCCCATGCCCGACGACGGCCGCACCCACGAGGACATCCGCGACGGCATCATGAAAGGCCTGTACCTGTTCCAGCGCAGCGCCCTGCAAGGCAGCGAGAAGGCCCCCGCCCTGCGCGCGCAGCTGCTCGCCAGCGGCCCCGCCATGGGCGCCGCGCAGGACGCCGTGAAGATGCTCGAGAAGTACGGCGTGGCCGCCGACCTGTGGAGCGTCACCAGCTACAAGGAACTCCACCAGGACGCCCTGGCCGTGCAACGCCACAACATGCTGCACCCCACCCAGGAACCCCAGGTCAGCTACGTGGCCCAGCAGCTCTCTCGCGAGAACGCCCCCGGCGTCCTCGTCTCGGTCAGCGACTACATCAAGCTCGGCGCCGACGGCCTGAACGGCCACCTGGACCGCAAGCTCTGGACCCTCGGCACCGACGGCTTCGGCCGCTCCGAGGCCCGCGAGGAACTCCGCGACTTCTTCGAGGTGGACGCCCGGCACGTGGTCCTCGCCACCCTGTATGCCCTGCAACGCGACGGACAGGTCCAGGGCGACGTGGTCGCCCAGGCCATCACCGACCTCGGCATCGACCCGGAACGCGACGCGCCCGTCCTGCGCTGA